One genomic segment of Mastomys coucha isolate ucsf_1 unplaced genomic scaffold, UCSF_Mcou_1 pScaffold22, whole genome shotgun sequence includes these proteins:
- the Podnl1 gene encoding podocan-like protein 1 isoform X2, translated as MRPQELLLLLLLMLRWPAAHMEDPAFPHLGDSSQPLPRPCPWRCSCPRDDTVDCAGLDLRVFPDNITRAARHLSLQNNRLQELPYNELSRLSGLHTLDLHSNLISSEGLPDEAFESLNQLENFYVAHNKLSVAPQFLPRSLRVADLAANEVLEIFPLTFGEKPALRSVYLHNNRLRNTGLPPNTFHGSEAITTLSLSSNQLSYLPPSLPASLERLHLQNNLISKVPRGALSLQTHLRELYLQHNQLTDSGLDATTFSKLSSLEYLDLSHNQLATVPEGLPETLTILHLGRNCIRHVEAVRLHRARGLRYLLLQHNKLGASALPAGTLKPLQALHTLHLYGNRLERVPPALPRHLQALVMPHNRVATLGARDLASARALAELNLAYNRLASARVHPRAFRRLRALRTLDLAGNQLSRLPEDLPASLRSLRLQRNQLRTLEPEQLAGLNKLRELSLAHNRLRVGDIGPGTWHELQALQVLDLSHNELSFVPPDLPEALEELHLQANRISHVGPEAFLSTPHLRALFLRANRLHVTSIAAEAFQGLAHLRVVDTAENPEEVLVQLPRKGKEPEPRG; from the exons ATG AGGCCTCAAGAGCTGCTACTACTTCTGCTCCTGATGCTGAGGTGGCCGGCAGCACACATGGAGGACCCTGCCTTCCCACACttgggtgacagctcacagccCCTCCCGAGGCCCTGTCCCTGGCGCTGCTCCTGTCCCCGAGATGACACAGTGGACTGTGCTGGCCTGGACCTGAGGGTATTTCCAGACAATATCACCAGAGCTGCTAGGCACCTCTCCTTGCAG AACAACCGGCTTCAGGAGCTCCCCTACAATGAGCTATCTCGCCTCAGTGGCTTGCACACCCTGGACCTGCATAGCAACCTCATCTCTTCAGAGG GCCTGCCAGATGAGGCCTTTGAATCTCTCAACCAGCTAGAGAACTTCTATGTCGCCCACAACAAG CTTTCTGTAGCACCCCAGTTCCTGCCACGCTCCCTGCGTGTCGCCGATCTGGCTGCCAATGAAGTGTTGGAGATCTTTCCTCTCACCTTTGGGGAGAAGCCAGCACTCCG GTCGGTGTACCTCCACAACAACAGACTGAGGAATACTGGGTTGCCACCTAACACCTTCCACGGGTCGGAGGCTATTACCACCTTAAGTCTTTCCAGCAACCAGCTCAGCTACCTACCACCCAGCCTGCCAGCCTCCCTGGAGCGGCTTCACTTACAG AACAATCTTATCTCCAAGGTGCCCAGAGGAGCGCTGAGCCTCCAGACCCACCTCCGAGAACTGTATCTCCAGCATAATCAGTTGACAGACAGTGGTCTGGATGCAACTACTTTCAG CAAGCTGAGCAGCCTTGAGTACCTGGACCTGTCCCACAACCAGCTAGCCACAGTACCCGAGGGTCTGCCGGAAACCCTGACCATATTGCACCTGGGTCGCAACTGCATCCGACACGTGGAAGCTGTAAGGCTGCACAGAGCAAGGGGTCTGCGCTACCTGCTGCTGCAGCACAATAAGCTGGGGGCCTCGGCGCTGCCCGCGGGGACGCTGAAGCCTCTGCAAGCCCTGCACACGTTGCACCTCTATGGCAACAGGCTGGAGCGTGTACCTCCCGCACTGCCCCGCCACTTGCAGGCCCTGGTGATGCCCCACAACCGTGTGGCCACACTGGGTGCTCGGGATCTGGCCTCCGCTCGAGCCTTGGCAGAACTCAATCTGGCCTACAACCGTCTGGCCAGCGCACGTGTTCATCCCCGAGCCTTCCGCCGCCTGCGCGCCCTGCGCACCTTGGACCTGGCAGGTAACCAGTTGAGCCGGCTGCCTGAGGATCTGCCCGCCAGTTTGCGCTCGCTGAGACTGCAACGCAACCAACTGCGGACTCTGGAGCCAGAGCAGCTTGCCGGCCTGAATAAGCTACGAGAACTGAGCTTGGCACACAATCGGCTCCGCGTGGGCGACATTGGGCCTGGCACCTGGCACGAGCTGCAGGCACTTCAG GTGCTGGACCTGAGCCACAATGAGCTATCTTTTGTGCCCCCCGATCTGCCTGAGGCCCTGGAGGAGCTACACCTGCAGGCTAACCGCATCAGTCATGTGGGCCCAGAGGCCTTTCTCAGCACCCCCCACTTGCGTGCCCTCTTTCTcag GGCTAACAGGCTTCATGTGACAAGCATTGCAGCAGAGGCCTTCCAGGGGCTTGCACACCTACGTGTGGTAGACACTGCAGAAAACCCGGAAGAGGTCCTGGTCCAGCTGCCACGAAAGGGCAAGGAGCCTGAGCCCCGGGGGTGA
- the Podnl1 gene encoding podocan-like protein 1 isoform X1, which produces MRPQELLLLLLLMLRWPAAHMEDPAFPHLGDSSQPLPRPCPWRCSCPRDDTVDCAGLDLRVFPDNITRAARHLSLQNNRLQELPYNELSRLSGLHTLDLHSNLISSEGLPDEAFESLNQLENFYVAHNKLSVAPQFLPRSLRVADLAANEVLEIFPLTFGEKPALRSVYLHNNRLRNTGLPPNTFHGSEAITTLSLSSNQLSYLPPSLPASLERLHLQNNLISKVPRGALSLQTHLRELYLQHNQLTDSGLDATTFSSKLSSLEYLDLSHNQLATVPEGLPETLTILHLGRNCIRHVEAVRLHRARGLRYLLLQHNKLGASALPAGTLKPLQALHTLHLYGNRLERVPPALPRHLQALVMPHNRVATLGARDLASARALAELNLAYNRLASARVHPRAFRRLRALRTLDLAGNQLSRLPEDLPASLRSLRLQRNQLRTLEPEQLAGLNKLRELSLAHNRLRVGDIGPGTWHELQALQVLDLSHNELSFVPPDLPEALEELHLQANRISHVGPEAFLSTPHLRALFLRANRLHVTSIAAEAFQGLAHLRVVDTAENPEEVLVQLPRKGKEPEPRG; this is translated from the exons ATG AGGCCTCAAGAGCTGCTACTACTTCTGCTCCTGATGCTGAGGTGGCCGGCAGCACACATGGAGGACCCTGCCTTCCCACACttgggtgacagctcacagccCCTCCCGAGGCCCTGTCCCTGGCGCTGCTCCTGTCCCCGAGATGACACAGTGGACTGTGCTGGCCTGGACCTGAGGGTATTTCCAGACAATATCACCAGAGCTGCTAGGCACCTCTCCTTGCAG AACAACCGGCTTCAGGAGCTCCCCTACAATGAGCTATCTCGCCTCAGTGGCTTGCACACCCTGGACCTGCATAGCAACCTCATCTCTTCAGAGG GCCTGCCAGATGAGGCCTTTGAATCTCTCAACCAGCTAGAGAACTTCTATGTCGCCCACAACAAG CTTTCTGTAGCACCCCAGTTCCTGCCACGCTCCCTGCGTGTCGCCGATCTGGCTGCCAATGAAGTGTTGGAGATCTTTCCTCTCACCTTTGGGGAGAAGCCAGCACTCCG GTCGGTGTACCTCCACAACAACAGACTGAGGAATACTGGGTTGCCACCTAACACCTTCCACGGGTCGGAGGCTATTACCACCTTAAGTCTTTCCAGCAACCAGCTCAGCTACCTACCACCCAGCCTGCCAGCCTCCCTGGAGCGGCTTCACTTACAG AACAATCTTATCTCCAAGGTGCCCAGAGGAGCGCTGAGCCTCCAGACCCACCTCCGAGAACTGTATCTCCAGCATAATCAGTTGACAGACAGTGGTCTGGATGCAACTACTTTCAG CAGCAAGCTGAGCAGCCTTGAGTACCTGGACCTGTCCCACAACCAGCTAGCCACAGTACCCGAGGGTCTGCCGGAAACCCTGACCATATTGCACCTGGGTCGCAACTGCATCCGACACGTGGAAGCTGTAAGGCTGCACAGAGCAAGGGGTCTGCGCTACCTGCTGCTGCAGCACAATAAGCTGGGGGCCTCGGCGCTGCCCGCGGGGACGCTGAAGCCTCTGCAAGCCCTGCACACGTTGCACCTCTATGGCAACAGGCTGGAGCGTGTACCTCCCGCACTGCCCCGCCACTTGCAGGCCCTGGTGATGCCCCACAACCGTGTGGCCACACTGGGTGCTCGGGATCTGGCCTCCGCTCGAGCCTTGGCAGAACTCAATCTGGCCTACAACCGTCTGGCCAGCGCACGTGTTCATCCCCGAGCCTTCCGCCGCCTGCGCGCCCTGCGCACCTTGGACCTGGCAGGTAACCAGTTGAGCCGGCTGCCTGAGGATCTGCCCGCCAGTTTGCGCTCGCTGAGACTGCAACGCAACCAACTGCGGACTCTGGAGCCAGAGCAGCTTGCCGGCCTGAATAAGCTACGAGAACTGAGCTTGGCACACAATCGGCTCCGCGTGGGCGACATTGGGCCTGGCACCTGGCACGAGCTGCAGGCACTTCAG GTGCTGGACCTGAGCCACAATGAGCTATCTTTTGTGCCCCCCGATCTGCCTGAGGCCCTGGAGGAGCTACACCTGCAGGCTAACCGCATCAGTCATGTGGGCCCAGAGGCCTTTCTCAGCACCCCCCACTTGCGTGCCCTCTTTCTcag GGCTAACAGGCTTCATGTGACAAGCATTGCAGCAGAGGCCTTCCAGGGGCTTGCACACCTACGTGTGGTAGACACTGCAGAAAACCCGGAAGAGGTCCTGGTCCAGCTGCCACGAAAGGGCAAGGAGCCTGAGCCCCGGGGGTGA